Proteins encoded in a region of the Phacochoerus africanus isolate WHEZ1 chromosome 8, ROS_Pafr_v1, whole genome shotgun sequence genome:
- the TXLNA gene encoding alpha-taxilin codes for MKNQDKKNGAAKQSGHTSNPKNTPGQPEAGPEGGQGRPSQSAPTTEAEGSTSQAPGKAEGAQAKTGALRDVSEELSRQLEDILSTYCVDNNQGGPGEDGAQGEPGEPEDAEKSRTYASRNGEPEPETPVVNGEKEPSKGEPGADEIRASDEVVDRDHRRPQEKKKAKGLGKEITLLMQTLNTLSTPEEKLAALCKKYAELLEEHRNSQKQMKLLQKKQSQLVQEKDHLRGEHSKAVLARSKLESLCRELQRHNRSLKEEGVQRAREEEEKRKEVTSHFQVTLNDIQLQMEQHNERNSKLRQENVELAERLKKLIEQYELREEHIDKVFKHKDLQQQLVDAKLQQAQEMLKEAEERHQREKDFLLKEAVESQRMCELMKQQETHLKQQLALYTEKFEEFQNTLSKSSEVFTTFKQEMEKMTKKIKKLEKETTMYRSRWESSNKALLEMAEEKTLRDKELEGLQVKIQRLEKLCRALQSERNDLNKRVQDLSAGGQGPLTDGGSEQRQEAANASKEQGGEGPRVLAPSSPRATEAPCCPGASSTEASGQMGPQEPAPATA; via the exons ATGAAGAACCAAGACAAAAAGAATGGGGCTGCCAAGCAATCTGGCCACACTTCCAACCCCAAAAACACCCCGGGGCAACCGGAAGCAGGaccagagggaggccaggggcgGCCCAGCCAGTCTGCTCCCACGACAGAAGCTGAAGGTTCCACCAGCCAGGCTCCAGGGAAGGCTGAGG GAGCACAAGCCAAAACTGGGGCCCTCCGTGATGTCTCAGAGGAGTTGAGCCGCCAATTGGAAGACATCCTCAGTACATACTGTGTAGACAACAATCAGGGGGGCCCAGGTGAAGATGGGGCACAGGGTGAGCCTGGTGAACCTGAAGATGCAGAGAAGTCCCGGACCTATGCCTCAAGGAATGGGGAGCCTGAGCCAGAGACCCCAGTAGTCAATGGTGAGAAGGAGCCCTCCAAGGGGGAGCCGGGCGCAGACGAGATCCGGGCAAGTGACGAGGTTGTAGACCGAGACCACCGAAGGccccaggaaaagaagaaagccaaAGGTCTAG GAAAGGAGATCACATTACTGATGCAGACCTTGAACACGCTGAGTACCCCAGAGGAGAAGCTCGCGGCTCTGTGCAAGAAGTATGCTGAACTG CTGGAGGAGCACCGGAACTCCCAGAAGCAGATGAAGCTCCTGCAGAAGAAGCAGAGCCAGCTGGTGCAGGAGAAGGACCACCTGCGCGGCGAGCACAGCAAGGCTGTCCTGGCCCGCAGCAAGCTGGAGAGCCTGTGCCGCGAGCTGCAGCGCCACAACCGCTCCCTCAAG GAAGAAGGTGTGCAGCGGGCccgagaggaggaggagaaacgcAAGGAGGTGACCTCGCACTTCCAGGTGACACTGAATGACATCCAGCTGCAGATGGAACAGCACAATGAGCGCAACTCCAAGCTGCGCCAGGAGAATGTGGAGCTGGCAGAGAGGCTCAAGAAGCTGATTGAGCAGTATGAGCTGCGGGAGGAG CATATCGATAAAGTCTTCAAACACAAGGACCTACAGCAACAACTGGTGGATGCCAAGCTCCAGCAGGCCCAGGAGATGctgaaggaggcagaggagaggcacCAGCGGGAGAAGGATTTT CTCCTCAAAGAGGCTGTGGAGTCCCAGAGGATGTGCGAACTGATGAAACAACAGGAGACCCACCTGAAGCAGCAG CTTGCCCTGTACACGGAGAAGTTTGAAGAGTTCCAGAACACTCTTTCCAAAAGCAGTGAGGTGTTCACCACATTCAAACAGGAGATGGAAAAG ATGACTAAGAAGATCAAGAAGCTGGAGAAAGAAACCACCATGTACCGGTCCCGGTGGGAGAGCAGCAACAAGGCCCTACTTGAGATGGCGGAGGAG AAAACACTGCGGGACAAAGAGCTGGAGGGGCTGCAGGTAAAAATCCAGCGGCTGGAGAAGCTGTGCCGGGCGCTGCAGTCAGAGCGCAATGACCTGAACAAGAGGGTGCAGGACCTGAGTGCTGGAGGCCAGGGCCCCCTCACTGACGGGGGCTCTGAGCAAAGGCAAGAGGCTGCCAATGCCTCCAAGGAACAGGGTGGTGAGGGGCCCAGGGTCCTAGCACCTAGCTCCCCAAGGGCCACCGAAGCGCCTTGCTGCCCTGGAGCATCAAGCACGGAAGCATCAGGCCAAATGGGGCCCCAGGAGCCCGCCCCCGCCACCGCCTAG